One window of the Pyxicephalus adspersus chromosome 5, UCB_Pads_2.0, whole genome shotgun sequence genome contains the following:
- the TIMM21 gene encoding mitochondrial import inner membrane translocase subunit Tim21, whose product MVLPSCVWRGVLHKHSLLPYTLQCVMRVPGYRLACGSPVCLDSIRRRALGTPQMCVKSLCTGRYLLKLQNHPKYVQTPEDQPQTIYQRVSKAGLGITFVVVGVAGAAIIAAMIYYALKDLLCPLSPSKLFANALEKCQNHPEVIEMFGGPINSYGVFENQKREQNISAIQYVKNNVKCMLVKFNISGSEVKLATVKAYHKKNPVNGRYDIEYIIVETKTDPQMKIIIEDNRYDM is encoded by the exons ATGGTTCTGCCCAGTTGTGTATGGAGGGGTGTTCTCCACAAGCACAGTCTCCTGCCGTATACTTTACAATGTGTAATGAGAGTGCCCGGCTACAGGTTGGCATGTGGCAGCCCAGTCTGCTTGGACTCTATCAGGAGAAGAGCTCTTGGCACACCTCAGATGTGTGTGAAATCACTGTGTACAGGAAGATACCTGCTCAAACTACAGAACCACCCCAAATATGTGCAGACTCCAGAGGACCAGCCTCAAACTATCTATCAAAGAG TGTCCAAAGCCGGCTTGGGTATCACTTTTGTTGTCGTGGGTGTTGCAGGAGCAGctattatag CTGCAATGATCTATTATGCATTAAAAGATTTACTTTGCCCTTTAAGTCCCTCGAAACTATTTGCAAATGCTTTGGAGAAGTGTCAAAATCACCCTGAG GTCATTGAAATGTTTGGGGGGCCCATCAATAGTTATGGAGTGTTTGAAAATCAAAAAAGAGAACAGAATATAAG tgctatacagtatgtaaaaaataaCGTCAAGTGCATGCTTGTGAAGTTTAACATCTCTGGTTCAGAAGTAAAGCTAGCTACTGTGAAGGCATAtcataaaaag AATCCAGTTAATGGGAGGTACGACATTGAGTACATCATAGTGGAGACTAAAACCGATCCACAGATGAAAATCATCATTGAAGACAATCGATATGATATGTAA